The Thermoproteales archaeon DNA segment CTGGAAAAACGACTTTGGTATTAGCGTTAAACGGCACTATACCGCAGAGAATACCGGGCGAATTTAGTGGACGAGTGGAGGTTTTAAACATGGATACTTTGAAATACGATGTAAGTGATATAGCTAAAAGAATAGCTCTGGTTTTTGAGGATCCTGAAATACAATTTGTTATGAGCAACGTAGAAGATGAGATCGTTTTAGGATTGGAATGGCTCAACATTTCGAGAGAAGAAATTGAGGAACGAATTGAATGGGCGCTTGACTTGGTAGGTCTTAATAAAAGTTTCCTAGTTAGGCAACCTAACCAACTTTCCGGCGGTGAGAAACAAAGAATAGCAATAGCAACGGCTATTGCAAGAAAACCGGAAATACTGGTCTTAGATGAACCAACGTCAGATTTAGATCCGAGAGGAAAAAGTGAGGTTATTTCGTCAATTAAAAAATTGAGAGATGAGATGGACTTAACCATTATAATGGTAGAGCATGAATCTGATCTTGTCTCAGAACTTGCGGACAGGATTATCGTATTAGATAACGGAAGAATAATTGTTGAAGGCGACCCAAGCTACGTGTTCAGAAAGATTGATTATATAAAAAATCATGGGGTTTTTCCGCCAGAATACGTTGAAATTGGGTTAAAACTAGGAGTAAATGGCTTTCCAAGGAATGTTGAAGATTTAATAGCGCGGCTAAGAGAGAAAAATATAAAGGTAAGACAATTTGAAGAGAAGCAACTATTTAGGGATAAGGCGAAAATAGTTGAGGTTAGGAACGTTGAGTATGCATATCCAGATGGAATTGTAGCGCTAAGAGGAGTGAATTTGGATATTTTTGAAAAAGAGCTTATTGCTCTGGTAGGTCCTAACGGGAGTGGAAAAACAACGTTGGCTAAGATAATAGCAGGCTTGTTAAAACCCGTTAAGGGAGAAGTGTTGATAGATGGCAGACCTATAGAGAATTACGATAGATTGAAGTTAAGTGAAAAAATCGGTTATGTTTACCAAAATCCTGAGCATCAAATTTTTAACCAAACAGTATGGGATGAGGTAGCATTTGGGCTGAAGTTGAGAAACTTAAATTATAAAGACATTGAAGAAAAGGTGGAAAAATGTCTAGAGAAATTTAAATTAAAAAGATTAGCTAGAGAGCATCCATTCTTCTTAAGCAAAGGTGAAAAGAGAAGACTTGCTTTAGCATCTACCTACGCTTTAAAGCCTAAGGTTATGATCGTTGATGAGCCCACGACAGGACAGGATAAAAGATTTTCCGAAGAAATAATGAAAACTCTAAAAGTTCTAACTGAATACGGTGGAGCTTGCTTGGTGATAACTCATTCGATTTCGATTGCTGTGAAATACTGCGATAGGATCGTAGTGCTTAAAGATGGGAAAGTTATAGCAGATGGAAATCCGAGACTTGTTTTATTAAATGAACGTGTGGTTGAAGAGGGGAAATTAACAACGCCAGCAACGTTCAAGATATACAAGGAATTAAATTTACCTACTCCACCACCTGTCACTGTCGAAGAATTTATTGAAAGAGTAAAAATCTCATGTTGAGAAAGATAAATTTTAAGGCTTATGAACAGTATCTAACGCTTTAAGAATAACATATATGTTGATCATTAAATCGTTAAATAAGCCTTTTATCTTCATTATATTATTACCAGAGATTGTGCATTCGAGAAAATCCTGTTTATTTTCGCAAGAAACGTTGCTTTCATAAGAATTAATGTTTAAATTATCTGGTTCTAATGCCTTGCTTAGGATTTCAACGTTTGAATAGTTAAGTAATCTAATTTTTACCTCGATTTTCATCGCTTAAACCCATGCGTATTCACTAACGAGACGAATAGGTCTATAAAACTGTCGATCTGGTGTCGCGGAATTAAAGCACCTCCCGCTTTTAAATGACCGCCCCCCACTCCATTTGTTTTTTTCGAAGCTTCCCTCAGCAGCAACCCGATATTTATTTCTTGAAAAGCCTTAGAAGCTCTTTTTGTTAAACGAGCTGAAACTTTTATTTTATCTTCATTTCCTCCTTTACCTAATACTAAGACAACGTAAGTCTCAAGATTCCATATAGAGGAAAGAATGGAAGCTAAAGCACCCGTAACTTTATTATCTGCTAAATCGGATAAATCAACGACAATGGCAGTTTTTCCAAAGATTTTCTTGCGATCTTTTCCATGCGCGACTTTTAACAATTTAGCTAAAAGTCTTCTATATTCAATAGCTAAATTCAAGGCATTATCCAAAATCTTTCCTTTAAAACCTATGCATAAAGCTATGGCAATGTCAGAACGGCCTAATCTACTGCACGAATTCAATATTTGAGCATATTCTCTAGCATCGTATAGAGGACTTTTAGGACTCTCTCTCTGAACGTAGTAGTTTACTCCGAATATTCTTTCCGCTTCCCTTGAGGGAATACCCATATCCAGCATGTATTTGACTAATGCTGTAGCCAACTTTTTTATTTCGTCCTTAGACATATCTTTAAGATATCTAAGTTTTCCATCTTTTGAAGGATCAATACCCATATTTTTAAGAAACATTAGACAAGCTTCCTCTTCTCCGCTTAGACCAGGAATATACGGATCGAAAGTATACTCTATTGCTTTAATTATAGGTCTATTCTTGGAGCCAGCCAAACGTAAACCAATTTCTTTTCTAATTAATCCATATTTCTCAGCTTCATCTACTACAAGCTCGTTTAACCCGGTCAAAGTGAATCTGAAGCCGACATCTTGTCTATCACCTAGCGCGCCTATAATTGCAA contains these protein-coding regions:
- a CDS encoding ABC transporter ATP-binding protein, which codes for MLVVKIEDLKWKYLESRRQILSGINLKVEKGEFLAIMGPTGAGKTTLVLALNGTIPQRIPGEFSGRVEVLNMDTLKYDVSDIAKRIALVFEDPEIQFVMSNVEDEIVLGLEWLNISREEIEERIEWALDLVGLNKSFLVRQPNQLSGGEKQRIAIATAIARKPEILVLDEPTSDLDPRGKSEVISSIKKLRDEMDLTIIMVEHESDLVSELADRIIVLDNGRIIVEGDPSYVFRKIDYIKNHGVFPPEYVEIGLKLGVNGFPRNVEDLIARLREKNIKVRQFEEKQLFRDKAKIVEVRNVEYAYPDGIVALRGVNLDIFEKELIALVGPNGSGKTTLAKIIAGLLKPVKGEVLIDGRPIENYDRLKLSEKIGYVYQNPEHQIFNQTVWDEVAFGLKLRNLNYKDIEEKVEKCLEKFKLKRLAREHPFFLSKGEKRRLALASTYALKPKVMIVDEPTTGQDKRFSEEIMKTLKVLTEYGGACLVITHSISIAVKYCDRIVVLKDGKVIADGNPRLVLLNERVVEEGKLTTPATFKIYKELNLPTPPPVTVEEFIERVKISC
- a CDS encoding DHH family phosphoesterase, which gives rise to MERNNYKAFLNFLKSAKTNFVKQILDIKDPVLLISHYDADGITSVSLISLLLKKYNVPFHIKILEQIDEASISKISKFAYENIIFTDLGSGEYNILHTYLKKKNLFIIDHHQPDERDRRDNVLEINPYFHGINGSSETSASTLAYLLVREIDSEMIVFSPLAIIGALGDRQDVGFRFTLTGLNELVVDEAEKYGLIRKEIGLRLAGSKNRPIIKAIEYTFDPYIPGLSGEEEACLMFLKNMGIDPSKDGKLRYLKDMSKDEIKKLATALVKYMLDMGIPSREAERIFGVNYYVQRESPKSPLYDAREYAQILNSCSRLGRSDIAIALCIGFKGKILDNALNLAIEYRRLLAKLLKVAHGKDRKKIFGKTAIVVDLSDLADNKVTGALASILSSIWNLETYVVLVLGKGGNEDKIKVSARLTKRASKAFQEINIGLLLREASKKTNGVGGGHLKAGGALIPRHQIDSFIDLFVSLVNTHGFKR